Proteins encoded in a region of the Quercus lobata isolate SW786 chromosome 8, ValleyOak3.0 Primary Assembly, whole genome shotgun sequence genome:
- the LOC115956641 gene encoding uncharacterized protein LOC115956641: MVLYCDSQVITSQVNGDYECKNGRMKKYLKEVKGRIDNLQIKFVQIPREENECTDRLAKATSAKNMHVPDQGIWPEELPNVLWAYRTTARTPTGETPFRLAYGNDAVIPTEVGLTSYRVDNYDESKNDEALRLQLDLVDKVQATAEQRLARYQNLMAKNYNSKVRHRDFQVGDLVLRKVMGAAKDPAQGKLGPN; this comes from the exons ATGGTCTTATACTGCGACTCCCAAGTCATCACCAGTCAGGTTAATGGTGATTATGAATGCAAGAACggaagaatgaagaaatacctTAAGGAGGTGAAGGGTCGAATCGACAACCTCCAAATCAAATTCGTCCAAATCCCGAGGGAAGAGAACGAGTGCACCGACCGCCTAGCAAAGGCCACCTCAGCAAAAAACATGCACGTCCCCGATCAA GGCATATGGCCGGAGGAACTACCTAATGTTTTGTGGGCATACCGGACAACAGCAAGGACACCCACAGGGGAGACACCATTTCGACTAGCATACGGGAACGATGCAGTCATCCCAACAGAAgtagggctcacaagctacCGGGTGGACAACTACGACGAAAGTAAGAACGATGAAGCCCTTCGCTTACAACTAGACCTGGTGGACAAAGTGCAGGCAACAGCAGAGCAAAGGTTGGCACGATACCAGAACCTTATGGCAAAGAACTACAATTCCAAAGTCAGGCACAGAGACTTCCAGGTCGGAGACCTAGTCTTGAGGAAGGTAATGGGCGCGGCCAAGGATCCTGCCCAAGGAAAGCTCGGCCCCAACTAG